Proteins encoded in a region of the Salvelinus sp. IW2-2015 unplaced genomic scaffold, ASM291031v2 Un_scaffold1906, whole genome shotgun sequence genome:
- the LOC139024810 gene encoding uncharacterized protein has protein sequence MPSKLRTLGLNNSLCNWILDFLTGRPYVVKSSSTPNSPNSGSSEYTPTRPNSVLQYPTAPTSGILQYPHRANSGPPYQQPSTAGPSTPNSPTASPRVPHIQLQSTVPPSATPVLRTAHHHNSPNTPNSVLPVTPTTATSSAFQTSPIKPAISNHPTPPQDTPPKPTAELQSPVPQSSPTPRPHASVPPYAIRPTPVPSSYPQQSPLPVHSSTAQQPQLQSSIPPNSRKLQSPVTPNSPTRSSTQPIQSQPPNSPTPVLQYPQQPNSGLTSTPITPNCPVLQSPQPTPVLQTTSSRTPTAQLQSSSTPNQPQLGVLPVPQSAQRPVLQSNRHSPNLPGPQYPNSPTPSSTPAIRSSPQ, from the exons tcctccagtacgcCCAACAGCCCAAACTCCGGTTCCTCCGAGTACACCCCAACACGTCCCAActcggtcctccagtaccccacagCCCCAACTTCCGGtatcctccagtacccccacagGGCCAACTCCGGTCCTCCGTACCAACAGCCCAGCACTGCCGgtcccagtacccccaacagcccaaccgccagtcctcgagtaccccaCATCCAACTCCAGTCTACAGTACCCCCATCCGCCACTCCAGTCCTCCGTACCGCCCATCACCACAACTCCCCCAACACGCCCAACTCGGTCCTCCCAGTCACCCCAACAACCGCAACCTCCTCAGCTTTCCAGACCAGCCCAATCAAGCCGGCCATATCCAACCACCCAACCCCGCCACAAGACACTCCGCCCAAGCCAACAGCCGAACTCCAGTCTCCAGTACCCCAATCAAGCCCAACTCCGCGTCCACACGCATCCGTCCCTCCATACGCCATCAGACCAACTCCAGTCCCCTCCAGTTACCCCCAACAGAGCCCACTCCCAGTCCACTCCAGTACCGCACAACagccccaactccagtcctcca TACCCCCGAACAGCCGCAAACTCCAGTCTCCAgttacccccaacagcccaacccgGTCCAGTACACAACCCATCCAGTCTCagccccccaacagcccaactccagtcctccagtacccccaacagcccaactccggTCTCACCAGTACCCCCATAACGCCCAACtgtccagtcctccagtccccaCAGCCCACTCCAGTCCTCCAGACCACGTCGTCCCGTACCcccacagcccaactccagtcctccagtacccccaaccagCCCCAACTCGGAGTCCTCCCAGTACCCCAATCAGCCCAACGTCCAGTCCTCCAAAGTAACCGCCACAGCCCAAACCTTCCGGGTCCTCAGTACCCCAATAGCCCAACTCCATCCTCTACCCCAGCCATCCGTTCCAGCCCCCAATAG